One Carya illinoinensis cultivar Pawnee chromosome 5, C.illinoinensisPawnee_v1, whole genome shotgun sequence genomic window, TGAACGCAATAAAGGAGCTTTGAGATTTGGCCTAGAGGTGGTAATATGTTACATGACTCATTAATCTAATATGaatacgacacgataatagtaGGTTAGaatttagtcttaacgggttcgggtcaaaatgggttgactcgttaagacacgattgtttAATGGGTTGATAATGAGTCACCCAGTTATGACACGTTATAACTAGTTATgatacgttaagaaagttaaaattacaattatacccttatacctaaaagtaaaattgttagaatttcaatttcaatacttttattatttggattgtaatattGGACTTATAGttagctttataatttttatatatattgcgattttaaaattatataaaattatgctaaatttaatcaagtcaaactgtttaatttcaaacctattcaactcatttacataaacagtttgaaacggattatattttattgtgttaacttatttcataatattcactaatagatcaaaacaggttgacacgacatgacccgttatattaatgggtcgtgttagggtttgaaattttgatacgataagcttaacgggtcggatTAGGGTTgagttatatagtataatatacatgctttaACATGAcctgttaacacgatttgacacctgATTTgtaaaaggaagagaaagaggaaCAGGTTTCGATTAATTAAATCATCTAGTGTACTGTTCCCTCTTTTGTGCATGCTTGCTTATGTGGAACACTTCAATTGGATGCTGTCTATTCGTTGCAAAGCTGCCCTCCCACAAATTTGATAGAAAACACTTATTCATCTCCTAAAATTTTCATtcaactaaaaatataaaagaatttcatgttttatctttcaatttttatatgatttttattaatacaataattAAAGAGTTAATGTATGTTTAAGtctataatatttcttttacaagaaatttaaaacaaaaaacttaATTATTGGTCGACTTAAAAATATGTACCATTTTGAATTAGTTAGAATCGATCCGCCGATTGAAACAGTTAAGTGAAAgatcaaataatttcactaaAATCGCTTAGGTTTCTTACCAATGCAATTTAAATTGGCTGAATCGAACCGTTTTTTCCAGCACTGCCTACTGGGAAACTGCTATTGTTAACCACCCAAAAGATTACTGTCCTTAGTTagttatttccttttttttctgtaACTTGGTCACTTCCCATCCGTTCTGAATGTAACATGAAGCATATACATGTCTTTCTGTCTGCAAGAGTTATAGTTTGTAAAAAATCAAGCCATTTTGGTCGGAGGGGGAAGGATGAAATGTGAATAAAGTTTCCtctattagaaaaaatatttactacCGTGAATTATACAACCGCCGcgtaatcactttaaaaaaagtgaataaaacatgagacctacatgaataaaattagttttttaataatagacttcactcttttttaaaacaattacacGGCATTTATGCATTCACGGTTATATGTAGAATTACTCATTTAAATTCATCTGACAGgcataagggttatacatatacatataatacatCCACAAGGAATTTGATCAAAAATAACTTGAGGAAGAAACCAAAAGACTAATAACCTATTCAGTCAGTCTGCTTCTCCGCACATTTCATCCAAGGCCAGTTCGCCTCACACAGATCAGAAGGTGTGTTGCCATCATTGTCCTTTAAATCTGTGTCTGCATTTTGCTTCACAAGAAATTCAGCAATGGCTTGTCTCTCACACACGACAGCATAATGCAATGGGGTTTGGCCATCATCGTCCTTCCAATACAGAATGAAAGAGACAATTTTAGACGAAGTTGAAAAGCCAAAGTAGCAACTAGACAGAACTTAGAAGAATCTTTAAAACCCAACGGTGCATAAGAAATGACACACGGAGATGAACTACCCTTGCATCCTAAATGGATAATGAACTAGTGTGTGGTAGGTCTTAGGTCTGTCTTGCCCGGTAAAAACAAGGTATTTAGAATTTCCAATTACCTTGGCATTTACAGTAGCATTCCTGCTAACCAGTAATTCAGTGATGTTAAGGTGGCCGCGATCTACAGCCCAGTGCAATGGGGTCCGGCCCTCGCTATCTGCAATTGACTTAGGCAAACTGTTTTAGAAGGCAGCACAAGTTTTTATAAAGAGAGTGAAACACACATCAACATTGAAATGAAACCGTTGAAATTGCCTACAAAGTTTCATTAATTTGCAGCACAACATTGAACTTCTTAATTTAAGCTACCATACAACATTCGAGTGTCTCAAACAACTACACCAATATCTTTACCAAGCTTGTTTTAAAGGTTGCATCAGGGCTACAAAAATGCAAGGATATCTAAAACGAcatgattaaaaagaaaaaacaaactggaaaatgaataatgaaaggagaaagaaaaataagtgcACCAATAAATGATAGATGAGCCTGTAAGCAGAAACTATGCTATGACTGAAGAGCCCAATCCAAATAGAACTGAGTAGACTATGCGGCAAGTCAATCACCTTGATTGGTTTTTGTCATGATTTCATAACCTAATAAGCTAGTGATTGCTAGTTCTTTTAACTGATGCTTAAGAGAAATTCAAGTCTGTTCTCAAGTAATTTGAGACAGCCAGTTGAGTCTAATATGCAATTCTATGGCAACGTCCAAGATTCTTAACATCCACTATAGGATTATTAACAGTCAGTCCAGTCTGTTCCCAAGCTTtagcttttaatttttatcttttttcaaaGATGAGGAATCCCGGAGACCATGCAAACACAAGATGCCTTCTGTCCAGTTAAAACCCAGACTCAAGTAACGTGCCCATATCACACAGATAAGGTAAATTTTTGGCTTTTCATCGATGGGATGCAGTACTTAGAAATTCATCAAAATGTTCAAACCCCTTAGACCTCGAGGAGCATACTGCCAAGACCAATCAATggccttaccacttgagccaacccctagcgGTTAGCTTTTAGCTTCTTATGCAATTAAGTTAAAAATCAACTCGGTCTGTTGGAttaccctctttttttttttttttaataagtaactCAGTCTGTTGAATTACCAAAAGAGAACCTATTGGAAACATTGGGAAAGCCTATAATCTCCACAAAACCCAAAATTGAATCTATGCCATGGAAATACCATACAAAGTTAATAATGGAAACAGCCACAAAGCTGGgggggaaggggaagagaaaggaggaaaagaggggggggggggctgtCAGGAGGACCTTTCAGATTTACTGAAATGCTGCCTTCAATGCACTTAATCAAATTATCTGCTTCTCCTTCTCTGGCAAAGGCATGAATAGCATCCATTTTCCTGAAATTTAAAGCAAGGAACTTTTAGCTCAgccaagagaaagaaagaagtacctttaaaatttatatagataatttatttctttcaacATATGGCATCTGTTGGCGAAAGAAAGTTGTTATTAAGGAACAGTTAATACCAGTAGgagttatttaaaaattcatgcTTTGCAATGCTAAGGAGAAGTATTGCATAGCTCAATGAAGCACATCCATAGACATAATAAAAGACATCATGTTAACTGATTACATACAGTATGAATTCCATAAAACTACTACATGTTTCCATCAGTAATAAGAAAGACACCTCTAAAAAGCCTTATCAGTTGCTAAACAAGACCAAACTGAATCATGATACTTGTGCCCCATCACAAACTCCTAGGTCAGAGATGATTTgcatcaaaaataatatttgcctTCTCCTACTCATACAAAGCCTATCCCGTAAGAAGTCAtagacaatatatataatatccaaatcagtctaaaaatttaaacttttggtTGGTTAGAGTCTTCAACCTAAAGCAAAAAAGAATAATTGACCACCCTGGGAATGAGAAtcattccttttaaattcaaaacaagaAGTTAGCATTGTAAGGGCAGCATATCTCTTTACAAGACCAAGAAAAAGGATTTATTAAAGGCCCTCTCTCTGCATACAAGTCAATAGAACACTACTGTCCAGTAATAAGAACAGATGCTAAATATGGATAGCCCAACCTTTTTTCCCCAAGAGCAAGAAACAAGAGAATAAAAATCACTTATAATACAATTGCTTTTACTTATCAGCGGAAAAAAAAGAGACATCAATCATCATCCCCATTATACTAGATCACTGTAGAAACTACAAACTCCAGGACCTATTTGTGAAAAGACTTCAATAAGACCCTCAGAACCTGACTGGCAGCCAAAGATCATGGTTGGGTATACATAAAGCCACATAAGGGattcttaaattaaaaatataagcaGCCTCCAGCTGAGCCAGATCAAACCCAAGCCAGGACATACATACTGATGCTCTAGGATTGCTGTTTACATAAACACACAACCACTTAAGCCAGACATCAAACCACCTCCATGGCAGAACTTTCTTTTCTATAAGGGCTTAAGATATACTGCTAAAGCTAAAACATCAAGAAGTTCCAAGAACCTTACGACTGATTTCCAGATTCTTCCTCATAAACAAAAGTGCTGAAAACTGGTCCCATTGGTCCTTTAGCATCCATACTTGGTGCATTGCCTTCTCCACGTTTGCTCTTCTAGTTATCATGAGTCAAGAAACCATGACAGAGGggaaaagaaaatcaataagGAGTAAGCACGTGCAAGACTACCAAAAGATCAGCAAAATGGGAAAACTCATAGATTCTAACCAGAGTTAAACCATCCAACCAAGAAGGATATAGCTCTGTAACAATATCAATGTACTTCTGCATGGCTTCTTCTGGAGGCATAGTACCCAATTTCTGCCATGCTTGCCTACCAAACAGCAGtcagcaaaatataaaaataccaggaaaaaatagaaaacgtAATTTTATACGTCTAAATAAATATGATTGTGATTTATacttctaaataaatatattgtacAGGCAAAACGGAAGTCTGAAGAACGGTACTGCTTTCTACCACTATGTTCGTTAGGAGAAAGGGATGTGGAGGGGAGAGGACAAGATCACCGATGGTAAAATAAACATCTTTCTCAATCGTTCTATTGCTTTTGAAACTCTCCCAAAAAAGGTGATTCCATGCTGAACTTGATTTGATATCAAACGACAGAGTCTCACATGACCTCGGTTTATGGTTGACAGAAAAATTGATTATTCAGATTTCCTCCATACTAAAATATTTTGACTGAGATCACTAGGTACATGAACATTCAACCAGTTTGAGAGTATCACTCGAGGAAAATTTATTTGTGACGAAAAAATTAACATGTACCTTTGTCACATGAAACAAACACAGAAATTTTACTTAAAAAGAAGAGTAAAGAATTCATTATACTACGTGCTACAATTCTAATTAGGCAACGTCAGACATAACTTACGATTGAATTGTGCTATTAATTCACGTTTCACCTACTTGATTAGCTATATATTCCCTCATTCCGGTGCTCGTGCAATTACATTCCGCATAAAACCCACAACACCAAcgtatttaaaagataaaacccAAATTACCCATTCACCTTACCCATGCAaccaaaaggagaaaaaaacaaGGAAATCACAAAGATAACACGATACCACTTGGCCCGAGCCGTGATTTTCAAAGCCGAGGGCTGTGGCGAGCTACAAGGGCCCTCGGTGGCAATCTTGTACAACCCGTAGAGCCTCAACTGCAAGTCGTTCGAGACCTTCTCCGAGAGCCGATCCGCCGCGGACGCCGCCACGAACGCCGTGGCCGCGCTGAAGGTCTCGTCCAGCTCCGTACTCTCCACTCCCTCCCAGTCATCGTCATCATCGTCTTCGGCATCGCTATTGGGCACGCTGTCGTTCCTGATGCTACCCTGCTCGGCGACGACCGAGTCGGTATCGTGGAACGGGACCAAAACGGCACCTTTAGGGTCGTCGTGGATGTCGGGTATTAAGGAGGAGCGGGAGAGAGATAGGTTTTCTTCTTTAAAGGCGAGCACAATGGAAATGAGCTTGGCAACAAGGAAGGAGAAAATGAGGCCAAGGACAATGGATTGGACGAGCTGTTGCCAGTCGCCCATCATCATGATTGTAGGAAGTAGGCTGTCGAGCGATGAATTAACAAGAAGCCTAAACTCAGAAATGTGAAATGGGGTATGATGTGCGAGAGATAAACCCTAGAAATTGAGAAAGATAATGTCTGTCAGTTGGTCAGCCAGAGAGAACAGAAAATCTAGAGAGTCTAGAGTTGCGGTAACAATATGCGATggggagagagacagagatgAAAAGGTCAAATGGTCAATTGCCTTTCAAAAAGGCAATCATAAAGGAAGAGTTCGGTCGGTCCGGTTCAATCTAAGAGGTTTTGTGATCAGATCATCATGCTTATTTGATTCAGGATTTTTTCACTTTGGACAGGACTTACCTCTCTAAAGATCGGGCGGTCCAGTTTCATTCTAGACGGTCTGGTCTTGTCAGTCCATTCgattcatcataatttttttttaatttaataatattttatttaatatttatgtaattatattataatatatttaatatatataatatattattatatatattagtcttttagtatataataaattagtaatagttattaacttatttattataactaataacaaattattacaaatactataactaataactatatataataattataatactatatgtaagatactattactatatctcttcaaacccacacatttattaatactctatgacactatataatactatattaaataatagtaatactctatgtagttatattaatattctttctaattatattaaatgatatattactaatactctatgtagttacaatgatttaatattaacatattacatattaagttaactatattaatattattataaattataaatatatgatatattataatttatactataactcttataatatgttaatatattaatatatactagtactatatattatagttaatagtaatacattaaaaaatataataatacattgatactaaatatatatagttatagacttataatgatttacctattataaatttattattagtataactatataatagtattagtattaaacTATTAGGAATttagtatagttatattatattagtaatattagttatgttgaaccAATTTggtagtataactatattctacattattagtattaatgtaaatattagttttagttatagttatatagcctatattagaagtGAGAGTCtcagactatataatagactgaTAATATTAGTACAACGGTATAAGTATactgtatagttatatattagtattaattatagtgattagtataactatataatagtattaatagtagactattagtattagttatactgttatagtgatttaatatattataaattctatattataatttatactattactcttataatatgttaatatattaatatatactagtactatatattatagttatacattaaaaaatataataatacattcatactaaatatatatagttatatttatagtgatttagttgttaacttattatgattagtataaatatataaattataatagtattagactattaatatagctatatattagtaatattagttatagtgaatcAGTGAttttgtataactatataagtattaatcatagtgattagtataactatacaaattatagtatagtgataattataagtgataatatagtaatagtctattagtatatagtaatatagtaataaattataatactattagtctattagtatatagtaatagttattaacttatttactataactattaaataatttaacatatatacatatagtatactatgatatatatatatataaatatattaatatatatatattagtataaatataatattattagtctaatagtattagtataactttATAAGTAGattgtatagttatatattagtattaattatagtgattagaataactatatattagtattacttatagtgatttagtataactatattagtataactgtATAAGTATAATAGTATTACAATAGTCTACATCAAActattaaactattagtattagtataaatattaatattagtattagttaataattatataattaatttatatataaataattatatttttttattatttttcattcagtCTAGTCCGGGGTGGGGGGTGGAAAACCACTAGACTGGGACTAGACCAGACCTATTTTGATCTGGTCCAGTCTGATCTACAAAAGGCCTATTCGGACCAGCtgaactgtgatgacccgcttttgcgtgtattttcactgaatggttgtttttaatttaattaatatattagtttatttattttaaattaatgtgttttaaattggtttttaatttatttgatgtggtgtttattttatttagtcattttacggtttttaaaatcgttttcggcgaatcagttttggtttccggagtgaggactggacctcatttcttttcttttctctttttcttttccctttttcctttttctttttcttcttttcttcttttcttctttttctttctcttttcctttccggTTTCCCTTTCCCCGTGCGTCCTCCctcttttttctcattcccgttgcctccactttgaccggccggttctccgccgtccggccaccgtttggtgcgccgtcaccaccattctcttccccttccaccatagatcatccccaccaattttcagagccatcggaccagccgttagctttcgagagccgccggaagttgctgcacctgctctgttttcacccttgtcgccggaatcttcttcagcccagaccgccgccgtccggccaccgtttggctcgccgccagtcttgttcgaaccccctccctccggcgcaccttcccaccaaatatctcccccatccggccggccgtttggccggaaaagccatttgaagccccacaatttttggctcgatccgccgccgtcgctccacctccggccaccatttcttcaccacttcatcaccgactccttgccgtcctaacccacctatttccggcctccaacgaccaccggaacagctcctacgatcTTGCTTTctgatttgagttttccggcgttttcgccgccacccacggccaaccaccacttccaatagcttcacaatcatccctagaccattccctatcaatcctaagctctagtttgtccccgttcaaaagtgggtaatttattacctacggacacagtgtaaaatacactgttacgttgcttttcttccgccgtttgcaacgccgcaagctttctaaaaataccatatagcgctgtaagtattttccaaaccctattttcagatttaaatatatatcgctcattcaatttatttattgttgttggttgttgattccggactgagtccgaggagtttcgggggtcggatggatggaggacggagttgcctgtttatttgttttatgttgttggattattttattatgcattgttatggcattacatggtgcatgcacgcgtgtttgtggatttatgtgaaaagcctgtgtattggagtaagtgtattgcgggtgcgtgtgtatcacgagcccaagccgggatgggttattatctcggtggagctcctctggtcactcgggagcggaataaactgagtgatgtcccctgagttgtcgagagcgatgacgggagcggggctaggggatgcttggctacgaacgcgccgggcgcggaaccgggcatcgccctactcaccgactccgtggcccttcgctggcgagggctagaggatgcttggctacgaacgcgcggggcgcggaactgggcatcgctcgttaggtgtcacatgcgtagtggtactctgcggtgtggcactggagccagggtgtgcgaatgacccctaggggaggtcatggtgcatacggttaaaattggataatggtttgtgaggccaaatgggacttttggcgtgggccagatggacttctggcgagatattgggccagatggacttctggcgagatattgggccaaatggacttttggcggccaaatgtgacttttggcgtgtttttcggaaaggatatgtttttgagccaaatgggatttttggcgtgtgtggaaaaaaattatgttttatgggctttgtgcattgggcatgtatcatgcatattgtttgagtcctatgtgtttttatctagtagcgtttgggtttacttacctgcggaaccatttgtggttccgtagcttttggtgcaggtgatgaggatgaggaggaggaggctgagcccaaggatgcggctccgccgggttgctgatgatatgttttatatttgtttaaaactgtatttgtggtttttgtaatattttatttatgtatgttttaaacagcctgtattatgttaagaaaaaaattctggtacttagttatatgactttcgttatccgctgcgtttttcttgtgcacacttgttgcctttgcacacacttggcacccgtcgatgggatggtgacccgggttgtcaccatccggacgtctcgattttcccgtgttcgggcgtggggaattgggggcgtcacaggtggtatcagagcggtttggctctgggtaaaaccacatgtcccgtaggcagtaccagaatgtttttttaagtttgtgttttaaaattatgttaagtaaagttgttatttgatttgttttatttgtttatctgtttgagcttgtttgcttttttttatttatttggttatgtttttgcatgctggtttcttttgtttcttgctgtgtgatgttggttttggtttttggttttatgatggttttatttgtctttctttaacttgatttgattttatttgaattgcaagtatgttgtttatttgttttgtttattttgttttaagttgttttgttttgttttgtccggtgttaaagtgggattgaggattgtgctatggcaggaggacggtactattgagaatgtcgttgaaaaaaaaaaaaaaaaaattcttagtgaagtagggttgaattttataaaggtgggttactttcataatattgtggctagaagggaacgacatggattaggcaatttcttgggagtaggaatgtaagttgcaactaaggaggggagttagctttaagtcgcttaagatggttgaggtcttaggttttgcagaatttatgtaatgaagctatagaataggagagtgtaggttcaacgaactttaaggattggtttaagataattttatctaaggtttgaggccttatagattttaggaaataagattttggtaattaaggttttaggtt contains:
- the LOC122311292 gene encoding acyl-CoA-binding domain-containing protein 1-like isoform X2; its protein translation is MMMGDWQQLVQSIVLGLIFSFLVAKLISIVLAFKEENLSLSRSSLIPDIHDDPKGAVLVPFHDTDSVVAEQGSIRNDSVPNSDAEDDDDDDWEGVESTELDETFSAATAFVAASAADRLSEKVSNDLQLRLYGLYKIATEGPCSSPQPSALKITARAKWQAWQKLGTMPPEEAMQKYIDIVTELYPSWLDGLTLSKRGEGNAPSMDAKGPMGPVFSTFVYEEESGNQSKMDAIHAFAREGEADNLIKCIEGSISVNLKDSEGRTPLHWAVDRGHLNITELLVSRNATVNAKDDDGQTPLHYAVVCERQAIAEFLVKQNADTDLKDNDGNTPSDLCEANWPWMKCAEKQTD
- the LOC122311292 gene encoding acyl-CoA-binding domain-containing protein 1-like isoform X1 → MMMGDWQQLVQSIVLGLIFSFLVAKLISIVLAFKEENLSLSRSSLIPDIHDDPKGAVLVPFHDTDSVVAEQGSIRNDSVPNSDAEDDDDDDWEGVESTELDETFSAATAFVAASAADRLSEKVSNDLQLRLYGLYKIATEGPCSSPQPSALKITARAKWQAWQKLGTMPPEEAMQKYIDIVTELYPSWLDGLTLKSKRGEGNAPSMDAKGPMGPVFSTFVYEEESGNQSKMDAIHAFAREGEADNLIKCIEGSISVNLKDSEGRTPLHWAVDRGHLNITELLVSRNATVNAKDDDGQTPLHYAVVCERQAIAEFLVKQNADTDLKDNDGNTPSDLCEANWPWMKCAEKQTD